The Vibrio cyclitrophicus sequence TTCACTCTTCTCGCACCCAGTACCACTTTCCCTTCAGGGTTATAGCGGAACGCATTGGTCAAAAAATTCTGAATCACACGCCTTAACAGCTTTGGGTCTGAGTGAATGAACAATGACGATGGAATCATCTTAAACTCAATTTTCTGCTGTCTCGCTAAGGCGCTAAATTCCGCGTTCAAGTTGGTCAGAACATCATGCACGGCAATCGCGTGAATGTTGGTTTCTAACTTTCCGGACTCCAATCGAGAAATATCCAGCAAGTCGCCAATCAAATCTTCTGCGGCGCCAAGTGCACTCTCGATATGAGACGAAAGCTGCTTCACCTCTTGCTCTTTTGCTACTTCGGAAAGTGATGAAGCAAACAAGCGTGCAGCATTGAGTGGCTGCATCAAATCGTGACTCACGGCAGCAAGAAAACGACTCTTAGATTGGGACTCTTGGTCAGAAATTTGGGTCGCCTTGACCAAGCGATGGTTCAATTTTTCGAGCTCTTGAGTTCGCTCATGCACTCTCGATTCCAAACTTTCGTTGGCATCTTTTAGCGCTTGCTCTGCTTGTCTGAATACCGTGATGTCGGTAAAGCTCATAACAAATCCACCACTCGGCATTGGGTTACCTTGCACCTCAATCACTCGGCCATCAGGACGAATACGAGATGAGGTGTGTCGCGTGCCTTGTTCCAGGTGATAAACACGACGTCGAACGTGATCTTCTGGGTCACCCGGGCCACACAAACCTTGCTCGGCATTGTGACGAATCACATCTGAAATAGGTCGGCCGACTTGAATCAAGCCAACAGGGAATTCAAACAGCTCTAAGTAGCGTTGATTCCACGCCACCAGCCTCATTTGTTTGTCTATTACTGCAATGCCTTGTCCTATGTGTTCAATCGCACCTTGCAGTAAACCACGGCTGAAGTCGTACAGTTCAGAGGCTTCATCAACGATGGTCGCCACTTCCTCAAGCTGCATGTTTCTACCCTGCAAAGCCGAAGTGAGTACTAACTTAGCGGAAGAAGCACCGAATACCCCTGCGAGTACGCGCTCTGCGTGTCGAATCAAACTCGCGGGCGCTTGTTGATTGGGAAGCAGTGGCTGACCATGTTGCTGCCAATAGCTATGCAATGCGCTTTTCGCTCGCTTGCGACCTACAAAACGCGAGGCGAGCATCTCTAATTCAGCCACCGTAACTCGGTTTTGATAAAGACTGATGTTTTCATTTTCAGGCAGTGGAGTGCCAACAAATGCCGCTGATTGTAAGCGCTCACTTAGGCTTGGTCGTGTCGTCATCGAGACCACTACATAACACAGGGTATTGAGCAAGATACTCATCACAATACCCCAGTTTGAACTGCTGACATCCCAACTACTGAGCAGTTCTGGCGGCGTGATAATCCACAATAAAAGATTACTTTCACTATCGCCTGCCAACATACTGGTTTGGCTCATCAAGGTAATCAGCCAAATCAACGAGCCCACCATTAAGCCGACATAAACGCCCTTGCGGTTACCCGGGCGCCAGTACAAACCACCGATAAGTGCTGGAGCGAATTGAGCAATCGCAGCAAAGGAAAGAAAGCCAATCGCTGACAGTGAATGAATGGTATCGAGCGCCTGATAAAACAGCCAAGCACCCAGTAACAGCAGTAAAATTAGTCCGCGGCGAATCACTAATAACAGGCCAGAAAAGTGCCGATGGGTTCTTTGGGTTAGACGCATACGGCGTAGTAACAATGGCATCACTAAATCGTTCGACACCATGATCGCCAAAGCGATGGTCGAAACAATCACCATGCCACTCGCCGCCGAAGTACCACCAAGGAAAGCCAGCAACGCAATGTGATTAGCGCCTTCTGCCATTGGCACACTGATCACGTAGGTATCCGCTGGCATGCCAGTAAGTAGCCCTTGTCCTGCCCAAGCAATTGGCAGCACGAACAGTCCCATCAAAATCAGGTAAAGCGGAAACAACCAGCGAGCGGTATGCAAATCTTGAGGACGTTCGTTCTCTACCACCATGGTATGGAACTGGCGCGGCAGACAGACAATCGCCAGCATGGTTAAAACGGTATGAATTATTAAGGTCGGAATATTGGGTGATTCGTAGGTGGAAGCCGCCACATCAAGCAGGTCGATTTTGTCGCTGCTCATCGCCAGATACATGATGAACAAGCCAACAATCAAGAATGCCGCTAGCTTAACGATGGACTCAAATGCTACCGCCATCATCATGCCACGGTGGTGCTCCGTGTTGTCGATATGTCTCGTACCAAACAGCATGGTGAAGATAGCCAGTGCACCAACTACAAACCAAGAGACGTGATAATCCTGATAACCGAAGTCAGCCGCTAGGTTGGGCGCAACAATATCCAGCCCCATGGTGATACCACGTAATTGCAGTGCGATATAAGGAAGAATACCGACCACAGCAATCACGGTAACGGCCACCGCTAAGCCCTGAGATTTTCCGTAACGAGCCGCGATAAAGTCGGCAATCGAGGTGATGTGCTCCCGCTTCGCAATCAGGATCAGCCGCGCCAAGATCCGCCAGCCTAGTGTAAAGACCAGAATCGGAGCGAGATAAATGGGTAAAAAAGACCAAGGGTTATTGCTCGCCTGCCCGACCGTTCCATAGAAGGTCCAAGAGGTACAATACACTGCAATCGAAAGGCTATAGATCCACGGGCGCCAACGCGATAACCAACG is a genomic window containing:
- a CDS encoding hybrid sensor histidine kinase/response regulator, translating into MQGWIVIPVSLAYLGVLFLIAWYGDRQVRWLSRWRPWIYSLSIAVYCTSWTFYGTVGQASNNPWSFLPIYLAPILVFTLGWRILARLILIAKREHITSIADFIAARYGKSQGLAVAVTVIAVVGILPYIALQLRGITMGLDIVAPNLAADFGYQDYHVSWFVVGALAIFTMLFGTRHIDNTEHHRGMMMAVAFESIVKLAAFLIVGLFIMYLAMSSDKIDLLDVAASTYESPNIPTLIIHTVLTMLAIVCLPRQFHTMVVENERPQDLHTARWLFPLYLILMGLFVLPIAWAGQGLLTGMPADTYVISVPMAEGANHIALLAFLGGTSAASGMVIVSTIALAIMVSNDLVMPLLLRRMRLTQRTHRHFSGLLLVIRRGLILLLLLGAWLFYQALDTIHSLSAIGFLSFAAIAQFAPALIGGLYWRPGNRKGVYVGLMVGSLIWLITLMSQTSMLAGDSESNLLLWIITPPELLSSWDVSSSNWGIVMSILLNTLCYVVVSMTTRPSLSERLQSAAFVGTPLPENENISLYQNRVTVAELEMLASRFVGRKRAKSALHSYWQQHGQPLLPNQQAPASLIRHAERVLAGVFGASSAKLVLTSALQGRNMQLEEVATIVDEASELYDFSRGLLQGAIEHIGQGIAVIDKQMRLVAWNQRYLELFEFPVGLIQVGRPISDVIRHNAEQGLCGPGDPEDHVRRRVYHLEQGTRHTSSRIRPDGRVIEVQGNPMPSGGFVMSFTDITVFRQAEQALKDANESLESRVHERTQELEKLNHRLVKATQISDQESQSKSRFLAAVSHDLMQPLNAARLFASSLSEVAKEQEVKQLSSHIESALGAAEDLIGDLLDISRLESGKLETNIHAIAVHDVLTNLNAEFSALARQQKIEFKMIPSSLFIHSDPKLLRRVIQNFLTNAFRYNPEGKVVLGARRVNGQVRIDVWDNGTGIDEDKQQEIFEEFTRGSQVRADQGLGLGLAISKGIAHVLGHQISMRSWPGQGSVFSITLARAEQVAPIVQASAPMATSDIEHLKILCVDNEREILVGMENLIGRWGCEVKTAVDLVESLKCLDDDWQPDVIFSDYRLDNGRTGLEVLQQCRLRLGDSFEGVIISADRTDDMLAAIKANSFSFIAKPVKPLKLRAVLNRVS